In a single window of the Papaver somniferum cultivar HN1 chromosome 8, ASM357369v1, whole genome shotgun sequence genome:
- the LOC113303129 gene encoding protein VAC14 homolog — protein MVDALSIIPAAVLRNLADKLYEKRKNAALEVEGIVKQLAIAGDHDRITAVISLLITEFTYSPQANHRKGGLIGLAAATVGLTTEAAQHLEQIVPPVLNSFSDQDSRVRYYACEALYNIAKVVRGDFIIFFNQIFDALCKLSADSDANVQSAAHLLDRLVKDIVTESDQFSIEEFIPLLRERMNVLNPYVRQFLVGWITVLDSVPDIDMLGFLPDFLDGLFNMLSDSSHEIRQQADSALSEFLLEIKNSPSVDYGRMAEILVQRAAALDEFTRLTSITWIYEFVKLGGEQLVPYYADILGAILPCISDKEEKIRVVARETNEELRGINADPAEGFDISAILSIARRQLSSEWEATRIEALHWIATLLTRHRAEVLSFLDDIFDTILKVLSDPSDEVVLLVLEVHACIARDAPQFRQLVVYLMHNFRVDHSLLEKRGALIIRRLCVLLDAERVYRQLSSILEEETDLDFASIMVQALNLILLTSSELSELRALLKGSLVNAAGKDLFVSLYCSWCHSPMATISLCLLAQAYQHASSVIQSLMEEDINVKFLVHLDKLIRLLETPIFAYLRLQLLEPGKHVWLLNALYGLLMLLPQQSAAFKILRTRLKTVPPNSFNVAQLKQTSQIAEDSDMNQVTGNAHNVINFEMRLQQFQQMQQRHRLHTKSRLQSCNSTSSNAPQVRRQEEARRSSVVPDQTSLPPSRSSPRGPFQH, from the exons ATGGTCGATGCTTTATCGATAATTCCGGCAGCTGTTCTTAGAAACCTCGCTGATAAACTTTACGAGAAGCGCAAGAATGCCGCACTTGAG GTTGAAGGAATTGTCAAGCAACTGGCAATTGCTGGGGATCACGACAGGATTACTGCCGTTATCAGTCTTTTAATTACTGAATTTACCTACTCCCCTCAGGCAAATCACCGGAAG GGTGGATTGATTGGACTCGCAGCTGCAACAGTTGGTTTGACTACAGAAGCTGCTCAACATCTCGAG CAAATTGTGCCACCTGTTCTAAATTCTTTCTCAGACCAAGATAGCAGAGTTCGTTATTATGCATGTGAAGCACTTTATAATATTGCAAAG GTTGTAAGAGGAGATTTCATAATATTTTTCAATCAAATCTTTGATGCACTGTGTAAGCTCTCAGCAGACTCCGACGCCAATGTCCAGAGTGCTGCACATCTCTTAGATCGCCTTGTTAAG GACATTGTAacagaaagtgatcaattcag CATTGAAGAATTTATACCATTGTTACGGGAGCGTATGAATGTCTTAAATCCTTATGTCCGCCAGTTTTTAGTAGGATGGATCACTGTTTTGGATAGTGTTCCAGATATTGATATGCTTGGTTTCCTACCCGACTTTCTTGATG GTTTGTTCAATATGTTAAGTGATTCTAGCCATGAAATACGGCAACAAGCGGATTCCGCGCTTTCTGAATTTCtcctagaaatcaagaattctcCA TCTGTAGATTATGGTCGCATGGCTGAAATTTTGGTTCAAAGGGCAGCTGCTCTGGATGAATTTACCCGGCTGACTTCAATCACATGG ATATATGAGTTTGTCAAATTAGGTGGCGAGCAGCTTGTTCCATATTATGCAGACATTTTGGGTGCCATTCTGCCGTGCATATCTGATAAAGAGGAGAAAATAAGAGTG GTTGCCCGTGAAACTAATGAAGAGCTTCGTGGGATAAATGCTGATCCAGCTGAGGGATTTGATATTAGTGCGATTCTATCCATTGCAAGGAG GCAATTATCTAGTGAGTGGGAGGCAACTCGAATTGAAGCCTTGCACTGGATAGCAACTCTTCTGACAAGGCATCGTGCTGAG GTCTTATCGTTCTTGGATGACATTTTTGACACTATTCTCAAAGTATTATCAGATCCTTCTGATGAG gTAGTTCTCCTAGTTCTAGAGGTGCATGCATGTATAGCAAGAGATGCACCCCAATTCCGTCAACTTGTTGTTTATTTAATGCATAATTTCCGAGTTGATCATTCCCTTCTTGAGAA GCGTGGTGCTTTGATAATCCGTCGACTTTGTGTTCTTTTAGATGCTGAACGGGTTTATAGGCAACTATCCTCAATCCTGGAGGAAGAAACTGACTTGGACTTTGCATCCATCATGGTTCAG GCTCTGAATCTGATTTTACTCACTTCGTCTGAGTTGTCTGAGCTGCGAGCGCTATTAAAAGGATCCTTAGTTAATGCTGCTGGCAAAGATTTATTCGTCTCTTTGTATTGTTCATGGTGCCATTCTCCAATGGCAACAATAAGTCTTTGCCTGTTAGCTCAG GCTTATCAACATGCTAGTTCTGTTATTCAGTCATTGATGGAGGAAGACATCAATGTCAAATTTTTGGTCCATCTTGACAAGCTGATTCGCTTGTTGGAGACTCCAATATTTGCTTATTTAAGATTGCAG CTCCTTGAACCTGGAAAGCATGTGTGGTTGCTAAATGCTCTGTATGGTCTTCTGATGCTGCTACCCCAG CAAAGCGCAGCCTTTAAAATATTAAGGACCCGATTGAAAACTGTTCCTCCGAACTCCTTCAATGTTGCGCAGCTGAAGCAAACATCTCAAATTGCAGAGGATAGTGACATGAATCAGGTTACAGGAAATGCACATAATGTTATCAATTTTGAAATGAGGCTGCAGCAGTTCCAACAAATGCAGCAACGCCATCGTTTACATACAAAATCGCGATTGCAGTCCTGCAACTCCACTTCGTCCAACGCGCCACAG GTTCGAAGACAAGAAGAAGCACGACGATCGTCTGTGGTGCCAGACCAAACCTCCCTTCCACCTTCAAGATCATCACCGCGTGGCCCATTTCAACATTAA